One genomic segment of Deltaproteobacteria bacterium includes these proteins:
- a CDS encoding M24 family metallopeptidase, with translation MESDIRLTVAERDRRYAAIRERLRSRAVDCVIAVGSNLFYLTNGLPGERFGLLPTAEGKPLTAIIHRRHFVDLSPQVLADAQDWVKDLRSGIDATPLIARIRELGIENGTIGVTGARVGHGGLSHGFYEQLATDLPAADIVDVSDVLADVRTLKSAEEVRMIEAANRIFDAAIERVHEVARPGMTGAEVVQEGVKAMWAAGGDTDSTFFFTFGPVPLQNPILAHLGLRRRIQRGDMGTLTAHSEYGHYAGHSDQEISFGQPKALHREMFAGVQHIRDAVLKKVRAGVTQRELIDAYEVACKDTGFNASPHSQIHQYGIDVPEFPGPSFKVADSRGGKNLGGGGNFVLRSGMIYSISPTLVARDGDDTLLGGTSLVVTDEGYRELSARKVELLVSDG, from the coding sequence ATGGAATCGGATATCCGGTTGACCGTGGCCGAGCGTGACCGCAGGTACGCCGCCATTCGAGAGCGCCTGCGGTCGCGCGCCGTCGACTGCGTGATTGCCGTCGGCAGCAACCTGTTCTATCTGACCAATGGACTTCCCGGCGAGAGGTTCGGGCTGCTTCCGACAGCGGAAGGAAAGCCGCTGACGGCCATCATCCACCGACGCCATTTCGTGGATCTGTCGCCGCAAGTACTCGCCGATGCACAGGACTGGGTCAAGGACCTGCGGTCCGGGATTGATGCCACGCCTCTGATCGCGCGGATCAGGGAACTTGGGATCGAGAACGGGACGATCGGGGTCACCGGCGCGAGAGTGGGTCATGGCGGCTTGAGTCATGGGTTTTACGAACAACTGGCCACGGATCTTCCCGCCGCCGACATCGTTGACGTATCGGATGTGCTCGCCGACGTTCGAACCCTCAAGAGCGCGGAAGAAGTCCGTATGATCGAGGCGGCCAACCGGATATTCGACGCAGCCATCGAACGGGTCCATGAGGTAGCCCGGCCGGGCATGACGGGAGCCGAGGTGGTGCAGGAGGGCGTCAAGGCCATGTGGGCGGCGGGCGGTGACACGGATTCGACTTTCTTCTTCACCTTCGGGCCCGTGCCTCTGCAAAATCCCATACTTGCCCACCTCGGGCTGCGCCGGAGGATTCAGCGAGGCGACATGGGAACGCTGACGGCGCATTCCGAATACGGACACTACGCCGGGCACAGCGATCAGGAGATCTCCTTCGGACAACCCAAGGCGCTTCACCGGGAGATGTTCGCGGGCGTACAGCATATCCGGGATGCCGTGCTCAAAAAGGTGCGGGCCGGCGTCACCCAGCGCGAATTGATCGATGCCTACGAGGTCGCCTGCAAGGACACGGGGTTCAACGCGTCACCGCATTCGCAGATTCATCAGTACGGCATCGACGTGCCCGAGTTTCCCGGACCGTCATTCAAGGTTGCGGACTCCCGGGGCGGCAAGAATCTGGGTGGCGGCGGCAACTTCGTCCTGAGGAGCGGCATGATCTACAGCATCTCGCCGACGCTTGTTGCAAGAGACGGCGACGATACCCTGCTCGGGGGGACCAGTCTCGTGGTCACCGATGAGGGCTACCGCGAACTCAGCGCGCGAAAGGTCGAACTGCTCGTGTCGGACGGCTGA
- a CDS encoding MFS transporter, producing the protein MTGKPTSSRGALVHRGFRSLCLAILATSFGFYIQRTIELWLIYQLTGSALHLGLTGLVRAIPVFVLSPFGGVLADRIDRRRFVIMVQAGNGVVNAALAFLAITGLIEIWHIYFSGFMNASLNALGAPARNAMVPGLVPRETLLNALSYTAMSRKMSQLWAPVLTGFLIVWLGSGPTYALNGCVYFSAAFLVAAIHYVSDTSGVRESPLRSLKDGFGFVRREAAVWVFLAMELVTVYIGSYRALLPIFVTALGAGAEAFGLLLSSGAGGAILGVAVIMSLGNLRYKGLWVAFSLFAYAVALVVLAFSGWFLLAMAAVFVLGLFEAVQMVLCNAIVQTATPDRLRGRVLSFQRMMGVGGTSAGEAQSGFVAAFLGAPLTLIVGAAIGAVTTLGLMAFKREVRRADL; encoded by the coding sequence ATGACAGGGAAGCCCACGTCCTCCCGCGGCGCGCTCGTGCATCGCGGCTTCCGCTCGCTGTGCCTGGCCATTCTGGCCACGTCCTTCGGCTTCTACATCCAGCGAACCATCGAGCTGTGGCTCATCTACCAATTGACCGGCTCCGCCTTGCACCTGGGCCTCACCGGACTGGTGCGGGCGATTCCCGTCTTCGTTCTGTCGCCGTTCGGGGGCGTCCTCGCCGACCGCATCGACCGCCGCCGGTTCGTGATCATGGTGCAGGCCGGCAACGGCGTCGTCAACGCCGCGTTGGCGTTCCTGGCGATCACGGGGCTGATCGAGATCTGGCACATCTACTTCTCGGGCTTCATGAACGCATCGTTGAACGCCCTCGGCGCGCCCGCCCGCAATGCCATGGTGCCGGGCCTGGTGCCGCGCGAGACCCTCCTCAACGCCCTTTCGTACACGGCCATGAGCCGGAAGATGTCCCAGCTCTGGGCGCCCGTCCTGACCGGCTTCCTCATCGTCTGGCTCGGCTCCGGCCCGACCTATGCCCTCAACGGCTGCGTCTACTTCTCGGCGGCGTTCCTGGTGGCGGCGATTCACTACGTGTCGGACACGTCCGGCGTCCGCGAGTCACCGCTCCGAAGCCTGAAGGACGGTTTCGGATTCGTTCGCCGGGAAGCCGCGGTGTGGGTCTTTCTCGCCATGGAACTCGTCACCGTCTACATCGGCAGCTATCGCGCCCTGCTGCCGATCTTCGTGACCGCCCTGGGCGCCGGCGCCGAAGCCTTCGGCCTCCTGCTGTCCTCGGGCGCCGGCGGCGCGATCCTCGGCGTCGCCGTGATCATGTCCCTGGGCAACCTGCGGTACAAAGGGCTCTGGGTGGCGTTCAGTCTCTTCGCCTATGCCGTCGCCCTAGTGGTGCTGGCGTTCTCGGGCTGGTTCCTGTTGGCCATGGCCGCGGTGTTCGTGCTCGGCCTGTTCGAAGCCGTGCAGATGGTGCTCTGCAACGCCATCGTCCAGACCGCCACACCCGACAGGCTGAGAGGACGGGTTTTGAGCTTCCAGCGTATGATGGGCGTGGGCGGCACGAGCGCCGGCGAGGCCCAGTCGGGCTTCGTCGCCGCGTTCCTGGGAGCCCCCCTGACCCTGATCGTGGGCGCCGCCATCGGCGCCGTGACCACGCTCGGCCTCATGGCCTTCAAGCGGGAGGTCCGGAGGGCGGACCTGTGA